A region of Nocardioides sp. JS614 DNA encodes the following proteins:
- the pstB gene encoding phosphate ABC transporter ATP-binding protein PstB produces MAKSIDVSDLDIYYGDFLAVEGVTMTIKARSVTAFIGPSGCGKSTFLRSLNRMHEAIPGARVEGKVMVDGQSLYEPSIDPVAVRRQIGMVFQRPNPFPTMSIYENVLAGKRLNAKRMSRSDADDLVERSLRGANLWTEVKDRLNKPGMSLSGGQQQRLCIARAIAVEPQVLLMDEPCSALDPISTAAIEDLIHELKTDYTIVIVTHNMQQAARVSDDTGFFNLKAAGEPGHLVEFNPTTKMFTNPDDESTEAYISGRFG; encoded by the coding sequence ATGGCCAAGAGCATCGATGTCTCCGACCTGGACATCTACTACGGCGACTTCCTCGCGGTCGAGGGCGTCACGATGACGATCAAGGCGCGCTCGGTGACTGCCTTCATCGGCCCGTCCGGCTGCGGCAAGTCGACGTTCCTGCGCTCGCTGAACCGGATGCACGAGGCGATCCCCGGCGCCCGCGTCGAGGGCAAGGTGATGGTCGACGGCCAGTCCCTCTACGAGCCCTCGATCGACCCGGTCGCCGTACGCCGGCAGATCGGCATGGTCTTCCAGCGGCCCAACCCGTTCCCCACCATGTCGATCTACGAGAACGTGCTGGCCGGCAAGCGGCTGAACGCCAAGCGGATGTCGAGGTCCGACGCCGACGACCTGGTCGAGCGCTCGCTGCGCGGCGCGAACCTGTGGACCGAGGTCAAGGACCGGCTCAACAAGCCCGGCATGTCGCTGTCCGGCGGCCAGCAGCAGCGGCTCTGCATCGCCCGCGCGATCGCGGTCGAGCCGCAGGTGCTGCTGATGGACGAGCCCTGCTCGGCGCTCGACCCGATCTCCACGGCGGCCATCGAGGACCTGATCCACGAGCTCAAGACCGACTACACGATCGTGATCGTCACCCACAACATGCAGCAGGCCGCCCGGGTCTCCGACGACACCGGTTTCTTCAACCTCAAGGCCGCCGGCGAGCCCGGCCACCTCGTGGAGTTCAACCCGACCACGAAGATGTTCACCAACCCCGACGACGAGTCGACCGAGGCCTACATCTCCGGCCGCTTCGGCTGA